In Leishmania mexicana MHOM/GT/2001/U1103 complete genome, chromosome 20, one genomic interval encodes:
- a CDS encoding dihydrolipoamide acetyltransferase precursor,putative, which produces MFRCRAASKLATLATLRFLTITPIPMPALSPTMEKGKITEWCKQPGDAIRPGDTFCNIETDKAVVSYDNATEEGFFARVITSAGEETVVGQTVCLIVDEKEGIHSDEVKNWKPEAEEAPAAAAEEAPAAPAAAAPVAAAPVAASGDRVKASPYARKMAAEKNVPLSGIKGTGGGVGRITSRDVAAAVASGAVSSAAQVAAPAKTAAAAAAAALTAPAKPAAAKGTPPANPNFTDIPVTTMRSVIAKRLHQSKNMEIPHYYLFDDCRVDNMLALIKQLNAKGNGEYKITVNDYIVKAVARATTLVPEVNSSWQGDFIRQYATVDVSVAVATPTGLITPIIRNAQAKGLVEISKETKALAKKAREGTLQPSEFQGGTCSVSNLGATGIPGFTAIINPPQAMILAVGSAKPRAEIVKNGETGEFEMTGRVENAVNFAASFDHRIVDGALGAKWFQHFHDAMENPLSLLL; this is translated from the coding sequence ATGttccgctgccgtgctgcctCAAAGCTGGCCACGCTGGCCACCCTTCGCTTCCTCACCATCACCCCCATTCCCATGCCCGCGCTCTCCCCCACTATGGAGAAGGGCAAGATCACGGAGTGGTGCAAGCAGCCTGGTGACGCCATTCGCCCCGGCGACACCTTCTGCAACATCGAGACCGATAAGGCTGTCGTATCGTACGATAATGCAACCGAAGAGGGCTTCTTCGCCCGCGTCATCACTTCTGCTGGCGAGGAGACGGTCGTGGGTCAGACAGTGTGCCTCATTGTCGACGAGAAGGAGGGTATCCACTCCGACGAGGTCAAGAACTGGAAGCctgaggccgaggaggcgccagctgcggctgccgaggaggctcccgctgcccctgccgctgctgcccctgtggctgctgcccctGTAGCGGCGTCTGGTGACCGCGTGAAGGCATCGCCGTACGCTCGCAAGATGGCTGCAGAGAAGAACGTGCCACTGAGCGGCATCAAGGGaaccggtggtggtgtgggtCGCATCACGTCCAGGGACGtggcggctgctgtggcaAGCGGCGCCGTCAGCTCGGCTGCACAGGTGGCTGCACCGGCCaagactgctgctgctgctgctgctgcggcactgaCCGCCCCCGCGAAGCCCGCGGCAGCCAAGGGAACGCCGCCAGCGAACCCCAACTTCACCGACATTCCGGTGACGACGATGCGATCTGTCATCGCGAAGCGCCTGCACCAGTCCAAGAACATGGAAATTCCGCACTACTACCTCTTCGACGACTGCCGCGTCGACAACATGCTGGCCCTCATCAAGCAGCTGAACGCGAAGGGTAACGGCGAGTACAAGATCACCGTGAACGACTACATCGTCAAGGCGGTAGCGCGCGCCACCACTTTGGTGCCGGAGGTGAACTCCTCCTGGCAAGGCGACTTCATCCGCCAGTacgccaccgtcgacgtCTCGGTTGCTGTGGCCACGCCGACTGGCCTCATTACTCCGATCATCCGCAACGCGCAGGCGAAGGGTCTCGTAGAAATATCGAAAGAGACGAAGGCTCTagcgaagaaggcgcgcgAAGGTACGCTGCAGCCCAGCGAATTCCAGGGTGGCACGTGCTCCGTGTCGAACCTCGGTGCCACGGGCATCCCCGGCTTCACAGCCATCATCAATCCCCCGCAGGCGATGATTCTCGCTGTCGGCTCCGCCAAGCCGCGCGCTGAGATTGTGAAGAACGGGGAGACAGGCGAGTTTGAGATGACTGGCAGGGTCGAGAACGCCGTGAACTTTGCGGCGTCCTTTGACCACCGCATCGTCGATGGCGCGCTCGGCGCCAAGTGGTTCCAGCACTTCCATGACGCCATGGAGAACCCGCTGTCACTTCTGCTGTAG